A window from Montipora capricornis isolate CH-2021 chromosome 7, ASM3666992v2, whole genome shotgun sequence encodes these proteins:
- the LOC138056699 gene encoding IQ motif and SEC7 domain-containing protein 1-like isoform X3, giving the protein MSSLQSTLEALTSVDSLVGTLKACIWKQDKIIREQKEEIETLKKIVKELDKERRELRSQIANERNNGSTSINTDGSNAAVERDGNEDSEGPSMSTSKENPLSEEGGSTLEESPGGTPKLESKETYKPVKRNDSITRQKSFNRKYELSPDLQDRNVRILERQYGGKETAHQAARVIQSYYRKYRMDKQFKRMRTYSGNDSNRKKTNTDPYSEAKTLSPQPRNAGSQVTPVLRIKTKPGGDQRVKSILIIDNINNQSGGEPQMYTGEDLPTDLTSIFTRLENKDSENEQTQARDEKRDLRLASVTNETEHYVKVEIVDNVGSPPEAFHGDTNGSWKVPNGDLTRRQRKGTVDEDGSLYGSDDSGDDMSRRDVSSVDSYDGVCASSGPPSNDDDTLSIYSDFELKPQKLEMRIGINHFNRKPEKGINYLVTHQVLEDDPEMIARFLLTEQGISKQKLGEYLGNLQNEFNMEVLKCFVQALDLTGMEVDEALRLFQTRFILPGEAQKIERLMQEFAEQYVSCNPSSEQGAVDAILILSFAIVMLNTDLHSPNVKRRMTEEQFINNLKGTNNGGDFPEESLLGIYSRIKKKAFVTGKDHVSVVAKLSKKIVGTKSPWTTLAALHRQLRMLTPLYNVRDPDKKEKPHPRTIFLFNDMLVACKERGRAGRGEGIHYYSYKHSFSLCGLKVTTFSNDYYQFGIQVYSKLDSRVLAFFNARDDQTRKVFLEELEDCVEETNEMESDRITTEKQKHLGARFNRSGMDLSRASLTIPKKIKKPSHDTISLIDSGSSIESLNSAGLFGSKQLSSSMLNISEGGEFTSELKKSSSISSLDSAFTDGDSDQTISEHFQRLHTPLTRKGLFGIKWPQRHSSKTLPRRSSPKLSPIAVPTERMVATP; this is encoded by the exons ATGAGTTCTCTACAGTCAACTTTAGAAGCTTTGACAAGTGTTGACTCTTTGGTTGGTACTTTAAAAGCTTGTATTTGGAAGCAAGATAAAATAATACGAGagcagaaagaagaaattgaaacgttgaagaaaattgtgaaaGAATTGGATAAGGAACGAAGAGAACTTCGCAGCCAGATCGCAAATGAAAGAAACAATGGTTCCACTTCTATAAACACTGATGGGTCAAACGCAGCGGTTGAAAGAGACGG AAATGAAGATTCTGAAGGGCCTTCAATGTCTACATCTAAAGAAAATCCTTTAAGTGAAGAAGGTGGAAGCACACTAGAG GAATCTCCAGGAGGGACACCCAAACTTGAAAGTAAGGAAACTTACAAGCCTGTGAAAAGGAATGACAGTATAACACGGCAAAAGTCATtcaatcgaaaatatgaattaAGTCCTGACCTTCAAGACAGAAATGTGAGGATCCTTGAGCGTCAGTATGGAGGAAAAGAGACAGCTCACCAGGCAGCCAGAGTTATCCAGTCCTATTATCGCAAATACAGGATGGACAAGCAATTCAAAAGGATGCGTACATACTCTGGAAATGACTCGAATAGAAAAAAGACTAATACTGACCCTTATTCTGAAGCAAAGACTTTGAGCCCTCAACCCCGAAATGCTGGAAGTCAAGTTACACCAGTATTACGAATTAAAACGAAACCTGGTGGTGATCAAAGAGTCAAGTCAATTCTTATTATAGATAATATCAACAACCAAAGTGGAGGAGAACCGCAGATGTACACCGGCGAAGATCTGCCGACAGATCTGACTTCTATATTCACTAGACTTGAAAATAAAGACTCTGAAAATGAGCAAACACAAGCTAGAGATGAAAAGAGAGACTTGAGGCTTGCTAGTGTCACCAATGAAACAGAACACTATGTCAAAGTTGAGATTGTGGATAATGTAGGGTCTCCACCAGAAGCATTTCATGGGGATACCAATGGTAGTTGGAAAGTTCCTAATGGAGATTTAACCAGAAGACAGCGGAAAGGAACTGTTGATGAAGATGGTTCCTTATATGGGAGTGATGACTCAG GCGATGACATGAGCAGAAGAGACGTGAGCAGTGTGGACAGTTATGATGGTGTCTGTGCTTCATCAGGACCACCAAGCAATGATGATGACACATTGAGCATCTACTCTGATTTTGAACTCAAACCACAGAAGCTAGAGATGAGAATTGGTATAAACCATTTTAACAG AAAGCCAGAAAAAGGAATAAACTACCTTGTTACTCACCAAGTCTTGGAGGATGATCCTGAAATGATAGCAAGGTTCCTTTTGACAGAGCAAGGCATCAGCAAACAGAAACTCGGAGAGTACCTTGGAAACCTACAAAATGAGTTTAACATGGAAGTATTGAA GTGCTTTGTTCAAGCACTAGACTTAACAGGAATGGAAGTCGATGAAGCTCTCAGACTCTTCCAAACTCGCTTCATTTTGCCC GGTGAAGCCCAAAAAATTGAGCGACTCATGCAG GAGTTTGCCGAGCAGTACGTGAGCTGTAATCCATCCTCAGAGCAGGGTGCAGTTGATGCTATTCTCATTTTATCGTTTGCCATTGTGATGTTAAATACTGACCTGCACAGTCCAAATGTCAAAAGGCGCATGACTGAAGAGCAATTCATCAATAACTTAAAAG gTACAAACAATGGTGGAGACTTTCCAGAAGAAAGCCTGCTAGGAATCTACAGCAGAATAAAAAAG AAGGCCTTTGTCACTGGTAAGGACCATGTTAGCGTGGTTGCGAAGCTAAGCAAGAAAATTGTTGGAACAAAATCACCTTGGACg ACATTGGCAGCTCTTCACAGACAACTGAGAATGTTAACCCCTTTGTACAATGTGCGTGATCCggacaagaaagaaaaaccacaCCCAAGGACCATCTTCCTTTTTAATGACATGCTAGTT GCTTGCAAGGAGCGTGGCAGAGCTGGTCGTGGAGAAGGAATTCACTATTACAGCTACAAGCATTCATTCTCCTTGTGTGGACTGAAGGTTACCACATTCTCCAATGACT ACTACCAGTTTGGAATCCAGGTTTACTCAAAGCTGGATAGTCGG GTCTTGGCTTTTTTCAATGCAAGGGATGACCAAACAAGAAAGGTGTTCCTTGAAGAACTTGAGGACTGTGTAGAGGAG ACAAATGAAATGGAAAGTGACAGGATAA CCACTGAAAAGCAAAAGCATCTTGGAGCAAGATTCAACAGATCAGGGATGGACCTCAGCCGGGCATCACTTACAATCCCAAAGAAGATAAAGAAACCCTCCCATGACACCATTAGTTTGATTGACAGTGGAAGTTCTATAGAGTCACTGAATTCAGCTGGTCTGTTTGGATCCAAGCAGCTGTCAAGCTCAATGTTAAACATAAGTGAAGGTGGAG AATTTACATCTGAGCTCAAGAAAAGCAGTAGTATATCCTCACTGGACAGTGCTTTTACAGATGGG GATTCTGATCAAACAATCTCGGAACATTTTCAAAGGCTACATACACCTCTTACGCGAAAAGGATTATTTGGAATAAAATGGCCGCAGAGGCACAGTTCTAAGACCTTGCCAAGACGATCTTCACCAAAATTGAGCCCAATTGCTGTTCCAACAGAGAGAATGGTCGCAACTCCATGA
- the LOC138056699 gene encoding IQ motif and SEC7 domain-containing protein 1-like isoform X1, whose product MSSLQSTLEALTSVDSLVGTLKACIWKQDKIIREQKEEIETLKKIVKELDKERRELRSQIANERNNGSTSINTDGSNAAVERDGNEDSEGPSMSTSKENPLSEEGGSTLEVNFSPEHLKSPEITVTTENGYPVQYSPQESPGGTPKLESKETYKPVKRNDSITRQKSFNRKYELSPDLQDRNVRILERQYGGKETAHQAARVIQSYYRKYRMDKQFKRMRTYSGNDSNRKKTNTDPYSEAKTLSPQPRNAGSQVTPVLRIKTKPGGDQRVKSILIIDNINNQSGGEPQMYTGEDLPTDLTSIFTRLENKDSENEQTQARDEKRDLRLASVTNETEHYVKVEIVDNVGSPPEAFHGDTNGSWKVPNGDLTRRQRKGTVDEDGSLYGSDDSGDDMSRRDVSSVDSYDGVCASSGPPSNDDDTLSIYSDFELKPQKLEMRIGINHFNRKPEKGINYLVTHQVLEDDPEMIARFLLTEQGISKQKLGEYLGNLQNEFNMEVLKCFVQALDLTGMEVDEALRLFQTRFILPGEAQKIERLMQEFAEQYVSCNPSSEQGAVDAILILSFAIVMLNTDLHSPNVKRRMTEEQFINNLKGTNNGGDFPEESLLGIYSRIKKKAFVTGKDHVSVVAKLSKKIVGTKSPWTTLAALHRQLRMLTPLYNVRDPDKKEKPHPRTIFLFNDMLVACKERGRAGRGEGIHYYSYKHSFSLCGLKVTTFSNDYYQFGIQVYSKLDSRVLAFFNARDDQTRKVFLEELEDCVEETNEMESDRITTEKQKHLGARFNRSGMDLSRASLTIPKKIKKPSHDTISLIDSGSSIESLNSAGLFGSKQLSSSMLNISEGGEFTSELKKSSSISSLDSAFTDGDSDQTISEHFQRLHTPLTRKGLFGIKWPQRHSSKTLPRRSSPKLSPIAVPTERMVATP is encoded by the exons ATGAGTTCTCTACAGTCAACTTTAGAAGCTTTGACAAGTGTTGACTCTTTGGTTGGTACTTTAAAAGCTTGTATTTGGAAGCAAGATAAAATAATACGAGagcagaaagaagaaattgaaacgttgaagaaaattgtgaaaGAATTGGATAAGGAACGAAGAGAACTTCGCAGCCAGATCGCAAATGAAAGAAACAATGGTTCCACTTCTATAAACACTGATGGGTCAAACGCAGCGGTTGAAAGAGACGG AAATGAAGATTCTGAAGGGCCTTCAATGTCTACATCTAAAGAAAATCCTTTAAGTGAAGAAGGTGGAAGCACACTAGAGGTAAACTTTTCCCCAGAGCATCTGAAGTCCCCTGAAATTACAGTGACTACAGAGAATGGTTATCCTGTGCAATACTCACCACAGGAATCTCCAGGAGGGACACCCAAACTTGAAAGTAAGGAAACTTACAAGCCTGTGAAAAGGAATGACAGTATAACACGGCAAAAGTCATtcaatcgaaaatatgaattaAGTCCTGACCTTCAAGACAGAAATGTGAGGATCCTTGAGCGTCAGTATGGAGGAAAAGAGACAGCTCACCAGGCAGCCAGAGTTATCCAGTCCTATTATCGCAAATACAGGATGGACAAGCAATTCAAAAGGATGCGTACATACTCTGGAAATGACTCGAATAGAAAAAAGACTAATACTGACCCTTATTCTGAAGCAAAGACTTTGAGCCCTCAACCCCGAAATGCTGGAAGTCAAGTTACACCAGTATTACGAATTAAAACGAAACCTGGTGGTGATCAAAGAGTCAAGTCAATTCTTATTATAGATAATATCAACAACCAAAGTGGAGGAGAACCGCAGATGTACACCGGCGAAGATCTGCCGACAGATCTGACTTCTATATTCACTAGACTTGAAAATAAAGACTCTGAAAATGAGCAAACACAAGCTAGAGATGAAAAGAGAGACTTGAGGCTTGCTAGTGTCACCAATGAAACAGAACACTATGTCAAAGTTGAGATTGTGGATAATGTAGGGTCTCCACCAGAAGCATTTCATGGGGATACCAATGGTAGTTGGAAAGTTCCTAATGGAGATTTAACCAGAAGACAGCGGAAAGGAACTGTTGATGAAGATGGTTCCTTATATGGGAGTGATGACTCAG GCGATGACATGAGCAGAAGAGACGTGAGCAGTGTGGACAGTTATGATGGTGTCTGTGCTTCATCAGGACCACCAAGCAATGATGATGACACATTGAGCATCTACTCTGATTTTGAACTCAAACCACAGAAGCTAGAGATGAGAATTGGTATAAACCATTTTAACAG AAAGCCAGAAAAAGGAATAAACTACCTTGTTACTCACCAAGTCTTGGAGGATGATCCTGAAATGATAGCAAGGTTCCTTTTGACAGAGCAAGGCATCAGCAAACAGAAACTCGGAGAGTACCTTGGAAACCTACAAAATGAGTTTAACATGGAAGTATTGAA GTGCTTTGTTCAAGCACTAGACTTAACAGGAATGGAAGTCGATGAAGCTCTCAGACTCTTCCAAACTCGCTTCATTTTGCCC GGTGAAGCCCAAAAAATTGAGCGACTCATGCAG GAGTTTGCCGAGCAGTACGTGAGCTGTAATCCATCCTCAGAGCAGGGTGCAGTTGATGCTATTCTCATTTTATCGTTTGCCATTGTGATGTTAAATACTGACCTGCACAGTCCAAATGTCAAAAGGCGCATGACTGAAGAGCAATTCATCAATAACTTAAAAG gTACAAACAATGGTGGAGACTTTCCAGAAGAAAGCCTGCTAGGAATCTACAGCAGAATAAAAAAG AAGGCCTTTGTCACTGGTAAGGACCATGTTAGCGTGGTTGCGAAGCTAAGCAAGAAAATTGTTGGAACAAAATCACCTTGGACg ACATTGGCAGCTCTTCACAGACAACTGAGAATGTTAACCCCTTTGTACAATGTGCGTGATCCggacaagaaagaaaaaccacaCCCAAGGACCATCTTCCTTTTTAATGACATGCTAGTT GCTTGCAAGGAGCGTGGCAGAGCTGGTCGTGGAGAAGGAATTCACTATTACAGCTACAAGCATTCATTCTCCTTGTGTGGACTGAAGGTTACCACATTCTCCAATGACT ACTACCAGTTTGGAATCCAGGTTTACTCAAAGCTGGATAGTCGG GTCTTGGCTTTTTTCAATGCAAGGGATGACCAAACAAGAAAGGTGTTCCTTGAAGAACTTGAGGACTGTGTAGAGGAG ACAAATGAAATGGAAAGTGACAGGATAA CCACTGAAAAGCAAAAGCATCTTGGAGCAAGATTCAACAGATCAGGGATGGACCTCAGCCGGGCATCACTTACAATCCCAAAGAAGATAAAGAAACCCTCCCATGACACCATTAGTTTGATTGACAGTGGAAGTTCTATAGAGTCACTGAATTCAGCTGGTCTGTTTGGATCCAAGCAGCTGTCAAGCTCAATGTTAAACATAAGTGAAGGTGGAG AATTTACATCTGAGCTCAAGAAAAGCAGTAGTATATCCTCACTGGACAGTGCTTTTACAGATGGG GATTCTGATCAAACAATCTCGGAACATTTTCAAAGGCTACATACACCTCTTACGCGAAAAGGATTATTTGGAATAAAATGGCCGCAGAGGCACAGTTCTAAGACCTTGCCAAGACGATCTTCACCAAAATTGAGCCCAATTGCTGTTCCAACAGAGAGAATGGTCGCAACTCCATGA
- the LOC138056699 gene encoding IQ motif and SEC7 domain-containing protein 1-like isoform X2, which translates to MSSLQSTLEALTSVDSLVGTLKACIWKQDKIIREQKEEIETLKKIVKELDKERRELRSQIANERNNGSTSINTDGSNAAVERDGNEDSEGPSMSTSKENPLSEEGGSTLEVNFSPEHLKSPEITVTTENGYPVQYSPQESPGGTPKLESKETYKPVKRNDSITRQKSFNRKYELSPDLQDRNVRILERQYGGKETAHQAARVIQSYYRKYRMDKQFKRMRTYSGNDSNRKKTNTDPYSEAKTLSPQPRNAGSQVTPVLRIKTKPGGDQRVKSILIIDNINNQSGGEPQMYTGEDLPTDLTSIFTRLENKDSENEQTQARDEKRDLRLASVTNETEHYVKVEIVDNVGSPPEAFHGDTNGSWKVPNGDLTRRQRKGTVDEDGSLYGSDDSGDDMSRRDVSSVDSYDGVCASSGPPSNDDDTLSIYSDFELKPQKLEMRIGINHFNRKPEKGINYLVTHQVLEDDPEMIARFLLTEQGISKQKLGEYLGNLQNEFNMEVLKCFVQALDLTGMEVDEALRLFQTRFILPGEAQKIERLMQEFAEQYVSCNPSSEQGAVDAILILSFAIVMLNTDLHSPNVKRRMTEEQFINNLKGTNNGGDFPEESLLGIYSRIKKKAFVTGKDHVSVVAKLSKKIVGTKSPWTTLAALHRQLRMLTPLYNVRDPDKKEKPHPRTIFLFNDMLVACKERGRAGRGEGIHYYSYKHSFSLCGLKVTTFSNDYYQFGIQVYSKLDSRVLAFFNARDDQTRKVFLEELEDCVEETNEMESDRITTEKQKHLGARFNRSGMDLSRASLTIPKKIKKPSHDTISLIDSGSSIESLNSAGLFGSKQLSSSMLNISEGGEFTSELKKSSSISSLDSAFTDGLVNGVPGKVEKHGGKFKRDKGKHKKAESKHSKSRILLSVRF; encoded by the exons ATGAGTTCTCTACAGTCAACTTTAGAAGCTTTGACAAGTGTTGACTCTTTGGTTGGTACTTTAAAAGCTTGTATTTGGAAGCAAGATAAAATAATACGAGagcagaaagaagaaattgaaacgttgaagaaaattgtgaaaGAATTGGATAAGGAACGAAGAGAACTTCGCAGCCAGATCGCAAATGAAAGAAACAATGGTTCCACTTCTATAAACACTGATGGGTCAAACGCAGCGGTTGAAAGAGACGG AAATGAAGATTCTGAAGGGCCTTCAATGTCTACATCTAAAGAAAATCCTTTAAGTGAAGAAGGTGGAAGCACACTAGAGGTAAACTTTTCCCCAGAGCATCTGAAGTCCCCTGAAATTACAGTGACTACAGAGAATGGTTATCCTGTGCAATACTCACCACAGGAATCTCCAGGAGGGACACCCAAACTTGAAAGTAAGGAAACTTACAAGCCTGTGAAAAGGAATGACAGTATAACACGGCAAAAGTCATtcaatcgaaaatatgaattaAGTCCTGACCTTCAAGACAGAAATGTGAGGATCCTTGAGCGTCAGTATGGAGGAAAAGAGACAGCTCACCAGGCAGCCAGAGTTATCCAGTCCTATTATCGCAAATACAGGATGGACAAGCAATTCAAAAGGATGCGTACATACTCTGGAAATGACTCGAATAGAAAAAAGACTAATACTGACCCTTATTCTGAAGCAAAGACTTTGAGCCCTCAACCCCGAAATGCTGGAAGTCAAGTTACACCAGTATTACGAATTAAAACGAAACCTGGTGGTGATCAAAGAGTCAAGTCAATTCTTATTATAGATAATATCAACAACCAAAGTGGAGGAGAACCGCAGATGTACACCGGCGAAGATCTGCCGACAGATCTGACTTCTATATTCACTAGACTTGAAAATAAAGACTCTGAAAATGAGCAAACACAAGCTAGAGATGAAAAGAGAGACTTGAGGCTTGCTAGTGTCACCAATGAAACAGAACACTATGTCAAAGTTGAGATTGTGGATAATGTAGGGTCTCCACCAGAAGCATTTCATGGGGATACCAATGGTAGTTGGAAAGTTCCTAATGGAGATTTAACCAGAAGACAGCGGAAAGGAACTGTTGATGAAGATGGTTCCTTATATGGGAGTGATGACTCAG GCGATGACATGAGCAGAAGAGACGTGAGCAGTGTGGACAGTTATGATGGTGTCTGTGCTTCATCAGGACCACCAAGCAATGATGATGACACATTGAGCATCTACTCTGATTTTGAACTCAAACCACAGAAGCTAGAGATGAGAATTGGTATAAACCATTTTAACAG AAAGCCAGAAAAAGGAATAAACTACCTTGTTACTCACCAAGTCTTGGAGGATGATCCTGAAATGATAGCAAGGTTCCTTTTGACAGAGCAAGGCATCAGCAAACAGAAACTCGGAGAGTACCTTGGAAACCTACAAAATGAGTTTAACATGGAAGTATTGAA GTGCTTTGTTCAAGCACTAGACTTAACAGGAATGGAAGTCGATGAAGCTCTCAGACTCTTCCAAACTCGCTTCATTTTGCCC GGTGAAGCCCAAAAAATTGAGCGACTCATGCAG GAGTTTGCCGAGCAGTACGTGAGCTGTAATCCATCCTCAGAGCAGGGTGCAGTTGATGCTATTCTCATTTTATCGTTTGCCATTGTGATGTTAAATACTGACCTGCACAGTCCAAATGTCAAAAGGCGCATGACTGAAGAGCAATTCATCAATAACTTAAAAG gTACAAACAATGGTGGAGACTTTCCAGAAGAAAGCCTGCTAGGAATCTACAGCAGAATAAAAAAG AAGGCCTTTGTCACTGGTAAGGACCATGTTAGCGTGGTTGCGAAGCTAAGCAAGAAAATTGTTGGAACAAAATCACCTTGGACg ACATTGGCAGCTCTTCACAGACAACTGAGAATGTTAACCCCTTTGTACAATGTGCGTGATCCggacaagaaagaaaaaccacaCCCAAGGACCATCTTCCTTTTTAATGACATGCTAGTT GCTTGCAAGGAGCGTGGCAGAGCTGGTCGTGGAGAAGGAATTCACTATTACAGCTACAAGCATTCATTCTCCTTGTGTGGACTGAAGGTTACCACATTCTCCAATGACT ACTACCAGTTTGGAATCCAGGTTTACTCAAAGCTGGATAGTCGG GTCTTGGCTTTTTTCAATGCAAGGGATGACCAAACAAGAAAGGTGTTCCTTGAAGAACTTGAGGACTGTGTAGAGGAG ACAAATGAAATGGAAAGTGACAGGATAA CCACTGAAAAGCAAAAGCATCTTGGAGCAAGATTCAACAGATCAGGGATGGACCTCAGCCGGGCATCACTTACAATCCCAAAGAAGATAAAGAAACCCTCCCATGACACCATTAGTTTGATTGACAGTGGAAGTTCTATAGAGTCACTGAATTCAGCTGGTCTGTTTGGATCCAAGCAGCTGTCAAGCTCAATGTTAAACATAAGTGAAGGTGGAG AATTTACATCTGAGCTCAAGAAAAGCAGTAGTATATCCTCACTGGACAGTGCTTTTACAGATGGG CTTGTAAATGGAGTTCCTGGAAAGGTTGAAAAACATGGAGGCAAGTTTAAAAGGGATAaaggaaaacacaaaaaagCAGAATCCAAACACAGCAAGTCTAGAATTCTTCTTTCTGTCA GATTCTGA